Part of the Streptomyces sp. WMMC500 genome is shown below.
CAGCTCCGCGCTCGGCAACCGCGGCCAGGTCAACTACTCCGCGGCCAAGGCGGGCCTGCAGGGCTTCACCAAGACCCTCGCGCACGAGCTGGGCAAGTTCGGCGTCACCGCCAACGCCGTCGCGCCCGGCTTCATCGCCACCGAGATGACCGCGCAGACCGCCGCCCGGGTCGGCATGGACTTCGCCGACTTCCAGGCCGCGGCGGCCTCCCAGATCCCCGTCCGGCGCGTCGGGCAGACGGAGGACGTGGCCGGCGCGATCGCGTTCTTCGCGGGCGACGACGCCGGGTTCGTCTCCGGCCAGGTGCTGTACGTGGCCGGCGGGCCGCTCGACTGAGGCCGGAGGACGAGGACATGACGCAGCAGGAGAGCGCCGACGCGGCGGCCGGCGAGGCGCAGGGTGCGGAGAGCGGGCGGGTCGCCCTGGTCACCGGCGCCAGCCGCGGCATCGGCTACGGCATCGCGGAAGCCCTGGTCGCCCGCGGCCACCGGGTGTGCATCACCGGCCGCGGCGAGGAGGCGCTGAAGGAGGCGGTGGCGCGGCTCGGCGCCGGCCGCGTCATCGGCGTGGCCGGCAAGGCCCACGACGAGGCGCACCAGGCCGAGGCGGTGGCGCGCACCATGGAGGCGTTCGGCCGGGTGGACCACCTGGTCAACAACGCCGGCACCAACCCCGTGTTCGGTCCCATCGCGGACGTCGACCTGAACGCGGTGCGCAAGGTCTACGAGACGAACGTCCTGTCCGCCCTGGGCTTCGCCCAGCAGACGTACCGGGCGTGGCAGCGCGAGAACGGCGGCGCGATCCTCAACGTCTCCTCCGTCGCCGGCCTCTCGGCCTCGCCGTTCGTCGGCGCGTACGGGATGAGCAAGGCCGCGATGATCAACCTGACCATGCAGCTCGCGCACGAGTTCGCGCCCCTGGTCCGGGTCAACGCCATCGCGCCCGGGGTGGTGAAGACGAAGTTCGCGGTCGCCCTCTACGAGGGCCGCGAGGAGGAGGCCGCCGCCGGCTACCCGCTGGGCCGGCTCGGGGTGCCGGAGGACATCGGCGGCGCCGCCGCGTTCCTCCTCTCCGACGAGGCCGGCTGGATCACCGGGCAGACGCTCGCCATCGAGGGCGGGATCTTCCTCAACGCCGGCTGGAGCTGAACCGGAAACCACACGCGTCACAGGTGTTCCCCCGGGTCACAGCGCTGTCCCGGGGGATCCGTGATCGACCGGCCGTGGGGTAGGGTCTGCGCACCCCATCGAACAGGTGCAAGGAGGGGGACAGGCACGTGTTCTTTCGGTCGGGCCCGCGGCGGGTCGCCGCGGTGCTGATACCCGTCTCGATGCTGGCAGGGTGCGGCACCCTGGCGGCGTCGGACGACGACGAGCGGCACATCGACGTGGGTACGACGAGCGCGCCCAGCACGCTCGACCCGGCCGCCGCCTGGGACGGCAGTTGGGAGCTGTACCGCAACGTCTACCAGACGCTCATGCACTACGCCGGCACCAGCACGGTGC
Proteins encoded:
- a CDS encoding SDR family oxidoreductase; the encoded protein is MTQQESADAAAGEAQGAESGRVALVTGASRGIGYGIAEALVARGHRVCITGRGEEALKEAVARLGAGRVIGVAGKAHDEAHQAEAVARTMEAFGRVDHLVNNAGTNPVFGPIADVDLNAVRKVYETNVLSALGFAQQTYRAWQRENGGAILNVSSVAGLSASPFVGAYGMSKAAMINLTMQLAHEFAPLVRVNAIAPGVVKTKFAVALYEGREEEAAAGYPLGRLGVPEDIGGAAAFLLSDEAGWITGQTLAIEGGIFLNAGWS